The sequence below is a genomic window from Chloracidobacterium sp..
CGGTACACCAAAGCGTCGCCGACCAGAAACGTCGCCGTCTGGCGTACCGCCGGGTGGTAGTCCCGCTCTAACCGCCGAACCACAACCGCCCGCAACTCATGGGCGATCCGCCACTTGGCCTCCGAAGAATGCTTCAGCGTGGCAAGCATCTCCGTCATCCGACCGGCGACCAGCGGCAACAGCGCGTCGGACTGCGACCGCTCGGCGTAGCGCGAACGCGCCAGCCGCTCCACATCGGCGTCAAGGCGCAGTTCATGGAGTGCGGCGGCCAAGATGTCGGCGGTCAGCAGTTTTTCGGCGATGACGCCGGCCAGCGCGTCCACAAAACGGTCGCGCTCCGCCGGTAGTAGTCCCGGCGTGAACGGCAACTTCCAGCCGAAGAGGTACACCGGCTTGAGCGGGCGGAAGAGCATCTTGACCGCCAACCAAGCGGCCCCGTAACCGTGCGCCGTGGCGATGACCAGCGGGCTGCAATCGGAAAGCAAGCGCAGAAGGTTCATAACTGCGCGCCGTTGGGGCGAGGAATGTAGGCAAGCGCCGGGTGAAATGAAACTCTAGCGCGCCCGCCGTGCGCTTTGCATCTGGAAATCAAAGCCGTCGGGCGTCAAAGGCGCTGTTTGGTGCTATTGTAGCGCATCACTTCGCCGACGGTTGTTAAACGCTCATGAGGAAACCCTTGCTTGATGTGTTATTCCCGGCTCTGGCCGTAGTGTTTGCCTTTGCGCTGGGCGGCGTCATCGTTTGGCTGATGGGCGATAGCCCGTTCACCGTTTATGAACTCTTCTTCTCCAGCGCCTTTGGCTCCCTCGATGGCGTCGGCTACACGCTGTTCTATGCGACGCCGTTGATTTTCACTGGCTTGGCGGTGTCGGTCGCCTTTCGGTGCGGACTGCTCAACATCGGCGCGGAAGGTCAGCTAACCGTTGGGGCCTTTGCCG
It includes:
- a CDS encoding DUF445 family protein; protein product: MNLLRLLSDCSPLVIATAHGYGAAWLAVKMLFRPLKPVYLFGWKLPFTPGLLPAERDRFVDALAGVIAEKLLTADILAAALHELRLDADVERLARSRYAERSQSDALLPLVAGRMTEMLATLKHSSEAKWRIAHELRAVVVRRLERDYHPAVRQTATFLVGDALVYRIVDRAINELADQLSESMAIREVVDEALRRLPEAIFSSERPLQKRIAQDLVRRLSERLDIRGIIKRRFETFSNDIFESLVYETAGRELRGIMTFGTYVGLVVGVLQTSVNLWRTFAGP